The Eubalaena glacialis isolate mEubGla1 chromosome 16, mEubGla1.1.hap2.+ XY, whole genome shotgun sequence genome segment AATACTACAACGAAAAATGCCAAGCCAGGAAAGCTGCCATTGCCAAAACTATCCGGGAAGTCTGCAAAGTAGTTTCCGACGTCCTGAAGGAGGTGGAAGTGCAGGAGCCCCGGTTCATCAGCTCTCTCAACGAGATGGACAATCGCTACGAGGGCCTCGAGGTCATCTCCCCCACCGAATTTGAAGTGGTGCTTTACCTTAACCAAATGGGGGTGTTCAACTTTGTGGACGACGGCTCGCTGCCCGGCTGCGCGGTGTTGAAGTTGAGCGACGGGCGCAAGAGGAGCATGTCCCTCTGGGTGGAATTCATTACCGCCTCCGGCTACCTCTCGGCGCGCAAAATCCGGTCCCGGTTTCAGACGCTGGTGGCTCAAGCGGTAGACAAATGTAGCTACAGGGATGTGGTAAAGATGGTGGCAGACACCAGCGAAGTGAAACTGAGAATCCGAGATAGGTACGTGGTGCAGATCACCCCGGCTTTTAAATGCACTGGGATCTGGCCCAGGAGTGCTGCCCACTGGCCACTTCCCCACATCCCCTGGCCGGGACCCAACCGGGTGGCGGAGGTCAAGGCGGAAGGGTTCAATCTCCTGTCCAAGGAGTGCCACTCCCTGGCCGGCAAGCAGAGCTCGGCCGAGAGCGACGCCTGGGTGCTGCAGTTCGCGGAGGCAGAGAACAGACTGCAGATGGGGGGCTGCAGGAAGAAATGCCTCTCCATCCTCAAAACCTTACGGGACCGTCACCTTGAACTGCCAGGCCAGCCCCTGAACAATTACCACATGAAGACTCTGGTTTCCTATGAGTGTGAAAAGCATCCCCGGGAGTCGGACTGGGACGAGTCTTGCCTGGGTGACCGGCTTAACGGGATTTTGCTGCAACTTATCTCCTGCCTGCAGTGCCGGCGGTGTCCTCACTACTTCCTACCGAACTTAGATCTGTTTCAAGGCAAACCTCACTCGGCTCTCGAGAACGCTGCCAAACAAACGTGGCGACTGGCAAGAGAGATCCTGACCAACCCGAAAAGTCTGGAAAAACTTTAGAGGACAATTTAATCGAGAGCCGAAATGTGATTATACTATTCTTAAAGTTCTCATTAAGTGTAAACTTCCTGTTCGATTCCTATCTAATATTCCACTGGACAGTGCAAACAATCTCTTCCTTAAAAAGGAGTACTAACACAACGTTTAGGCATCATCTCACCCACCCCTCCaaggggagaaaaagaagtaGGGAAAGCAGATGGAGAACACCCCAAACTCACAAGTATGAGAAGACTTCTTTACAAAGGATTTCATATCTCCCTTGAAAAGTACACAGTAACACCCGGAAAACAGCCTGGCTGTAATGCAAGACCACAGTGAACACTGCTTAACTATCAAAGGATTATAGCAATCCTGGCGATTTAGGTGCATCTGGCTGTGAGTAAACACGATTTGGATATGCCATCTGAAGGAAAgtgtaatgtatattttaatttgtaacaAATATTGTGATCTCACATTGTCTTTGAAAGTGTGGATGTTGGTGTTTTGTGATTTGGTGAACAGAAGTTAAATTGCCATTTTGGATACTTCCAGACATTTTCCACTAACAAAGATATAATTTAAAGGTAGATTTCCTCCTGGTACTTTTATCTGTCTTTGAAAGTGTCTGaactttaaaaagtttacattttgtttcaaatatattGCTTGTTCTATTTCTAACATTCCATAAATATACttgaaatgttatttaaatatattcaaagaaatttgAATTCAGCTTATATAATAACGCTTGAATATCtgaattatatatttgaaaaatgcaCTTGAAATACACTGGATAATTACTTTTGTGATTTAGATTTTAAtttctgttgctggtttttatttaattagaagctaataaatgaagtaaaataaaagttgttGTGTCTCACTTTAAATTGTTTTCCTGTCAAAAGATGTAATGCTTCACTTTGAAAATTGAACCCACTTGAATATTTTAAACCTTTTGAGAAACATactaatgaaataattaaaaataaaaccttaaaatattggagaaaaactTTTCGTATAGCTACAGAATACAGTGATCTACTGTCAGTTTCTGACTTACTTATAAGACTAGTCCATTCTACAACAGACGCAATTCAAATCTACCTTTGAAAGCTTGCTCTTCTGGGTTAAtatttttgtagaatttttgataatATAAGGATGAAATATGTCATGACAGTCAAGGTTGCTGAGTTAAAAATCAGACTAACTCAGAGGAAATGAACTTAACAAAATcctaataaaacttttaaaatttttatatgaaaactacactaatgaaatgaagataatttCTGACCTATTTTATGccaagccttgttttatgcagtAAGGGTTCCACggcagaatgaatgaa includes the following:
- the MAB21L1 gene encoding putative nucleotidyltransferase MAB21L1 encodes the protein MIAAQAKLVYHLNKYYNEKCQARKAAIAKTIREVCKVVSDVLKEVEVQEPRFISSLNEMDNRYEGLEVISPTEFEVVLYLNQMGVFNFVDDGSLPGCAVLKLSDGRKRSMSLWVEFITASGYLSARKIRSRFQTLVAQAVDKCSYRDVVKMVADTSEVKLRIRDRYVVQITPAFKCTGIWPRSAAHWPLPHIPWPGPNRVAEVKAEGFNLLSKECHSLAGKQSSAESDAWVLQFAEAENRLQMGGCRKKCLSILKTLRDRHLELPGQPLNNYHMKTLVSYECEKHPRESDWDESCLGDRLNGILLQLISCLQCRRCPHYFLPNLDLFQGKPHSALENAAKQTWRLAREILTNPKSLEKL